The Stutzerimonas stutzeri RCH2 genomic interval TGGTTAACGCCTCGGAGGCCGTTCGGCTGGCTATCTAATGAGTGTCCGATCCAAAACCCATAATTTAAAAGTGGCATAAGCAGTATGTCGTGGGCAGTGGTGTCTCGGTAAGCGATTGCGCCAGTCCGTCGCCGACCCAGGCTGTGAGCGCAATTTAAAATTACTCTACTTGGTTCTCGCATTTTAAAATGTGAATCGGCTGAAAGAGTGGAAGCACCTGCTCATACCCAGCGCTGTTCAGCCGGTCTATGTGCTGCTCCCGGCGGGTCGTCTTGTGGGGTCAGGTAACATGGTTCGTCCTTGGCCAACGAACCAAAGTCCTGAATTCGATATGGAAATGATAGGATTTTTTAGCCTTTGTAATACTTGGCTTTTGGGTTATATAAAAAATAATGTTTTAGTTGTTGTTTTTTTGTTTTCGTTTTTGCAATAATTGATTGTGTGGCATGTGTCACGCAAATAATAAGAAGAATAGTATGAACGCAGAGACTCAAAGCGCCTACATTAGTTTGGCCAGTAACTTCTATGCGACTCGAATGCAGGGCGTTGAGCTTGATGAACTCAATATTATTGGTGCTTTGCTACGGGCTGCCCCCGATTATCGCCCGGATTATTACCGGCGCTTACGTAACGCTTTGGCGTTTGATCAAAAGCATCGAGGCAATTTCTGGGCTGCTCAAGAAATCAATCGGACGCTCAATCCGGTCACTGTGTTGAATCTTCCGCGCAAAAAAAAGCAACAACGTCCGCAAAAGCTTTCTACCGCTGATTTTGAGGCGTGGCTCCGATGTTTAGCTGAACGAGATATGCCTGTCGAAGCGGGAGCGTTAATGGTGATATCTCTTACCGGAGCGCGACCATGCGAGCTTAACGGAATCTCTATTGATGGCCGGCGCATCCATATATCTGGTGCAAAGCTTAGCCACAACGGTTTACGCGGCGCTAGCCGAACGCTTGAGGCTGATGGAGACGTCTGCAATATCTTGAGAAACGCTCTCGCTGCTTTTAAATGTCAGCCGCGCAGTATAGATTCAATACGCATTGCGCTTCACCAAGTCGCTACTGAGCTATTCGGTAGGAGGAAGGTGCCGAGTATGTACACACTTCGTCACCAGTTCGGCTCAAATCTGAAAGCCTCAGGCATGTCCGCAATAGAAATGGCATACGTCATGGGGCACCAGGCTACCGATTCGATTAGCCGCTATGGCGATAAAAGATTTGGACGTGCAGAAGCGGTTAAGGTTAAGCCTGCAAGCGATGCTGACTTTTCAAAGGTGAGAGATACAGTGCCTGCTCGAATGCGTGCGGACGCCGTGGCCCTTAATGATCAGCGAGACTTGGATCGTAGGTCTGAGGTCGCTGACGGCTGAGGTGATGTGGGGCGGCGGACAATCAGAGGAATTCCTCAGGCCATAGAGCGTTTGTATCTAGCTTTGGTTTCGATAGCGGCTTCTAACTTTACGTCGTGGATGCCCGGGTGTCTGTTATGTAATATTGCGCACATGGGTTGCTCACTGGCAGCTTGCGGTCGATTCTGTTGAAAAACTCCCGTTGCGATTTTCACCAACGAAAGTGCGTGCCTGAGGTTGAATCTGGATCATTGCGGAGGCTGAACTCCTCCAGATTTCGCGTAGCAACTCCTGAATCGGCCGCTTTTGCGGTTCTGTGTAAGTGAAGCGGAGCAGCGCCGACTTTTTCAACAGAATCGGCCAGGAGCGGTCATCCAGTTTCTACTAAAGCTAGGCTGCTTCAGGCCATGGCCGAATAGTTACCGCTGCTGCAGACTAGGCTCATTTCGCGAACCCAAGGACGAGTGGATTGAATATCAGACGTGAGATGACCGATGTAGAGCTCTGCATCAATCTTGTGCCG includes:
- a CDS encoding site-specific integrase, which encodes MNAETQSAYISLASNFYATRMQGVELDELNIIGALLRAAPDYRPDYYRRLRNALAFDQKHRGNFWAAQEINRTLNPVTVLNLPRKKKQQRPQKLSTADFEAWLRCLAERDMPVEAGALMVISLTGARPCELNGISIDGRRIHISGAKLSHNGLRGASRTLEADGDVCNILRNALAAFKCQPRSIDSIRIALHQVATELFGRRKVPSMYTLRHQFGSNLKASGMSAIEMAYVMGHQATDSISRYGDKRFGRAEAVKVKPASDADFSKVRDTVPARMRADAVALNDQRDLDRRSEVADG